A region of the Dreissena polymorpha isolate Duluth1 chromosome 6, UMN_Dpol_1.0, whole genome shotgun sequence genome:
GAATCTCCATTCAGCCATTTGGAACATTTTGTTTCCTGCTCCCGAGTCACATGAGCTGTTTAAGAAATGATGAAAGGAATGTATTTGTTTGATTTAGGCGAGGCGtaaaattactatattttgcAATGTACTCTTATGTAAGGTAGAATGAAGAGACAGAAACGGTTGTAATTTAGGAACTACATCTGGGAGGAAACAATACCTTACCCCCTAATTTGATTAACCCCCACCATCTCCAATTTCTAACCCCCTAATTTGATTAACCCCCACCATCTCCAATTTCTAATCAAATTAAGAAAGAAAGAATCATGActgaataaatattttgaaataacaagtAATTCCAATAGTTAAATCATTTTATACATACAGTCAATTACACCTACCTTTTTTCCACTTGTCCACCCATGCACTGAATTTGCCATGCAGCTTTAGAGACAGGTCCTTGTGGGACTGAAAAGCAATACAGATATTAGTCCACAAGTTATTCTTCTTAGTCCTGGTATTTCATAACATTTTGGAAACAAGAAATCAGAAAGGGGTCACATGAATAAGTCAATGGGCAGAAATTATACGGATTTTTTTgtatacagggctcaacattcaCTTTTGAAGCCTCTTGTCCGGTAAgacaagtagaccaaaatttcacttgtcctcACCAAAAAGCAACATGTCCTGACCATTtttatcttattctgctcagttctttgcaaaataatgaaataatacaaaattataaagacttcaatcgttcaaaatacatgttaacataattgaaggcagtttcaatacaaaaagaactgactagaataacaggaaaactcgagattattgatttttaaacattatacaaagtcataatacctgacaaaaacttgtgttttgccaCCATAAAGCAGAAATTGTTTAAAAGAGATGTATATGTACAGTGCTGAActgatattttaaacaacattaataCAACTCACTGACCAAATGTTCCCTGAAAATGTCCCCATAGAGATGTCACTACGTTagttgtctgtaagatcggtgtgtaccagtgtggtaaaatgcatattttttacaagggagaatagtcttgttattttgtcaaagaaaaatgttaagggttgcttcccttgtgaacaatACGGTGTAGCATCACATGAAACTATCGGAATTTgtgatttaaacataaatttaatataatcgaAAATTTTTTTGGCAACTCCACAGAAATAAcagatttaaaggcatttttctatataattaaattataacaatcACTTGTCCATTCAGCACAAACTcgttatttacttgtccggactaacaatatggatgtcccggacagtcggactaccgttaatgtAGAGCCCTGGTATACTAGTGTTAATGAACTGTTTATTAGCATCCAAATCATCAgctgttttaatgaaattaattatttattgataattaGTTGGAATTTAGGAACAATTGCTTGAAATAATGAAAggcaaagaaaaataaaatgctaaaAAGTATCTCTGACATGCACTGACAAAATAGTTCAAACTCATCTGTGATGTTTGTGCTCCAGGATTTTTTATTCTCTTTTTTATATGATAACTATACAAATGTTTTCACTCACTCAATTATACTTTTCTCTATTTCAAGGAAAAATTGCCAATTTCAAAGACACATTTCAAATCCCCAATTTGATGACGAAAGACGTTCCCAACTTACCTCCCTTGCCCGCTTCAAGGCCATGCGCTTGTACAGGTAGCTCTCACTATTGATCACATAGACGAGCTTGAAGGAATTAACGTTAAACTTGCATTCTGTGTTGTCAATAATATCAATCTCTCTTCCCGACCTCGGACCTTTCTTCCCTATAAtttcatcatcgtcattatcatcttctttgtcatcatcatcattgtcatcttCATTATCCGCGTTATCATCCCCATCTCTATCTTCATTATGCCTGTTTACCCTTATCTGTACTGCTTTCTTCCTTATCAATATCCATTTCTTCTTTCTCCCCTTCCTCCTTTTGGTTTCTCTTTCCTTTTCATTGGATTGCATTTTATCGCTTTTGTCTGATTTCCCACCCACTGATCGACTGCTTTTTTCCGACATTTTATCAGAGTCATCTCTTTTGGCCTTCTCCTCTTCTCCTTGTTGCTCTTGTTGTTCTTACGAACTTGCCGTACATTTCTGAAAGGACCAAGGGGCATTTTATTCATGCATTTAAAGTTGCACTTTTTTAATTTGGTAGTTATTAGTGCGATTCCAGTGATTTAAAgtgaaaaaaaagtgaaaataattgaaaacttttAATAATTTTGCTGTTAAATGATGTCATATCTTTGATGcaatgaaattattaaaatattagcaTAATTAATATGACATCAATCAGCCTTCAAAACCACATATAATCTGAAACGTGATTGATGCCTGTGCAGACTTAGTCAGCAATGTTCAAGGGCAGGCAAATAGGGCAGgtatatattttgcatttatatatgcctCAAGAATGTagcaaattttttttaaagtttaatacaTAACATGATAAATCAGGAAAATGCtgtaattttttttgtaaagacagaaacataatttttttttagctacacaaacataaagtaaaacacaaaaaacaacaacaacaaacccaCGGAGTCCAATACACCTACCTCCTTAAGAACACAGGTTTCCTGTTGAGCATCTCCTTGAGTTTCTTCAGTGGCAGTGTCCTCGTTGTTCACGTATTTCTCAACATACTCGCTCCAGCGTTCCACCTCCACGGGGTCGTCAGGGGGGCTCATGGTCCGAGTCCAGCATCTCTATGCTCAGTCGGCACTCCATCTTGTGCTGGAACAGACCAACATTTGGTACTGGAAACAGACCAACATTTGTACTGAAAACAGACCAACATTGTACTGGAAATATAAGACCAACATTGGTAATGGAAATGGACCAACATTTGTACGGGAAATAGGAACCAGCATTTGTACTGGAAATAGGAGGAACATTTGTACTGGAAACAGACTAACATTTGTACAGGAAACAGACCAAAATTTGTACTGGAAACAGACCAACATTTGTACTtcaaataaaccaacatttgtactgaaaacacaaacatttgtacTGGAAACAGACCAACATTATACTGGAAACAGACCAACATTTGTACTGGAAACAGGCAACATTTGTACTGGAAATAGTAGACCAACATTAGTAATGAAAATGGACCAACATTTGTATGGGAAATAGGACCAGCATTTGTAATGGAAATAGGACGAACATTTGTACTGGAAACAGACCCAAAATTTGTACTGGAAACAGACCAACATTTGTACTtcaaataaaccaacatttgtaTGGAAACAGACTAACATTAGTACTGGAAACAGACAGACATTGTACTGGAAATAGATCAAAATTTTTACTGGAAACAGACCAACATTTGTACTGGAAACAGACCAACATTTGTACTGAAAATAGTAGACCAATATTAGTAATGGAAATAGACAACATTTGTACAGGAAATACAAAAAGCATTTGTACTAGAAACAGATCAACTTTGTACTGGAAATAGAATAACATTTGTACTTGAAATCGACCAACATTGTATTGGAAACAGATCAACATTTGTACTGGAAATAGACCAACAATAAGTACTAAAAATTTGAAGGGGAGGGGGAATATTTACAAATTAAGCATAAAGTCAATCTGTCTTTTTCCGCCCTGTTGCTCAAAACTTCAATGCCAAGTAGCAGTCTGTAACTTCAGGCTCAAATAAAAGAGAAGTTATTATCAAACATTGTCAAATAATTCTAGCAAACAAATGGGTTTACAGTTAACACATATATTAGAGGGTTAGCAGTAAAGACACAAATAATTTGATCCAAAAATTAACGTCTGTTAGCTCTTAACTGGCTTAAATTTTGAGCACACAGGCCCTGTTCGCCTAAAAATATCCCTAGTAACACTGCATCTGTGTGGTACTGTACAAtcatgtaaaaacaaacaaaatgattaTAATTGTAATAAGAAAATCTCACAATTTTCTTTTTCATCCTTTAATGTTGCTAGAAAATGAAGATAACTTCATAGGTGATCTGACTGTCCATCAAATCTTTGGTAAGTCAATTATCGGTTTTGTACTAGGAAAAGTAATTAAATTTGAGCCTTATTATTAAGTTTGTATAGGTTCAGATCTCATAAGGTACAGGGTGCTGCTGAAATAGGGGAAGTGTGagaacaacaagagctgtcagaggacagcgcgctcgactattcgagtgcttgacagtataacgtaagccatcatggagaggggggtataatgtgtgtgtgtggtcacttaatagatgatctttaaacataagaaaaaaaaagattttttttgggggggggggcgtgtgggatggtttgtgtggagtccattgtgggatgtcaggtaagtgttgttttgtcaaagtatgaatcaaatgtgatcataattgttaaatttaagcaaaatttattaatttgaccttgaaggtcaaggtcaaattcaacttgccaggtacagtaccatcatgatagtaagaaagtatttgaagtttcaaagaaatagccttgatacttagaagtaaagtggatctaaacacaaaattttacaaatattcaaagttactaagacaaaaaagggccataattccataaaaagccaaccagagttatgcaacttgccctatACAGTCCCtttacgatagttagcgagtttaccaagtctgaaagcaataactatgatacttaaggagtaaaatggaccaatacacaaaacttaaccaaatgttcaattatctaagtataaaagggctataattatgtcaaaatacttgatacagtgtctgctcttgttttatagATTAGGATCATGTggtaaagaaatatgcaaaatataaaagcaatatgtcaagggacttaGAAAatattgaggtggtacgcaaacttgaaCATTCCAACGCGCACGCTCACGCGGGGGCGAGCGAATAGGATAGCTCCGCATatatattcattatataaaagtcgagctaaaaacactTGCTATGGTCACTTAAAAGCGGCTCAGTAACAACACTTACTATAGTCACTTTAAAGCAGTTTTCCTCGCTCAAGCACTGCTCTGCCCTCTTCTGATAGCTGTTTTCCATTGGCTGTCGCTGATGACGTAGCAATACGACCCCCAGTAGCGCGGTTCCTTTCGCTCATCGTTGAACAGTTCAGACACTCTGTGACAGTTCTCTTCTACCACAATGTGTTGCAGCTACCAAGAGGCACCATTAAATCATGTACACACCATTATATAGGGCCAGATTTAcaaagcaaaagttattgcaatattgcaaaagtttaaccaaggtaaaGTTGGAGACAGAATGACGGACGacagccaaaaacaatatacccgatcattcgatcctggggcataatAANNNNNNNNNNNNNNNNNNNNNNNNNNNNNNNNNNNNNNNNNNNNNNNNNNNNNNNNNNNNNNNNNNNNNNNNNNNNNNNNNNNNNNNNNNNNNNNNNNNNgaaaagaatattttttatatgaatattaGAAATGTCTTGACAAACATTTCCAACTAAGAAAAAATAAGCCTAATTAAACCCAACGAAGATGTTGTGTCTTTAAAGgaagataaataaaaaataacatatattttcattattcttGTCGTACCCAGACTGATCAGCTTTTTGTATTTCAAACTCTAAAAGTGCGCAATTAAAATGGTTTGATATGTTGTCTTCATATACGGTACACACAAACTATTCTTAGCAGAAGATGGATACATGAAACACAACGAGGAAGAATTTTCTGTTGTGGCAGTGAGTGATTTTATATCTTTCATTGTAATACGAAGATTATAATGCAACACGTTTAATACTCATTTTGTATTAAGCATTAATGGAGTATGCCTTAAATCTAAATTGGAAGTATTGGAATTCGCTTTTGGATGATTTGAAATTAGTCAAGTTGAAGAAATATTACAGATAACAAAACTGACAGGCAATTCCAGCTGTCGTTTCAACCGAATGTCACCCTCCTATGAATATGATCATACTCATATTGACAGAGCAGCAGtgtattgtattaaaaataacCGGAAATTGTAAAAACATGATGGCATTTATATGGTACTTCGTTAGATCATCACATACAAAAAACTGTGAGGACGGTGTCCTGTGAAATTATAAGCTTTTTGTTCAAgcaattaattgtttgtttatcTCATTATATTAGATCATGTACCTGCTCTGCTGCATTCACAtcacaaaacaataatacataattTGCCTTAGATTAATACAATCTTTGTTTTTCGATTTTGCTTCAATTTAACGAACAATTGTGACGCGTGTCGAATAGTAtggctaataaatatatatgagcGTCGTTATGTGAAAagctgcttaatgcatgtgcgtaaagttggGTACCAGATGAGCATGTGCTGTCCGCTCAGTGTAATCAGGGACAAACCTTTTCGCATGAACTTGATTGTCGCAAAGAAGAGACTTACTCCAAACAAAAAATACTACACAtacagaaaatgtcgtcccttatttATCATCTGGGTCGGGTcgacttgacacacatgcatgaagctcCGTTCTTCCAGAACTACGAccatataataaaatatcattaattgAGTAAACATATTTGCATTCATGCCATCGCTAATAAGTTCAATAAATatggtcaaagtaaaattaatatttttcacaGCAAATACATGCAATACGTGTTGTCAACAAAAGTTACAGCACTTACATGTAACTATCTTTACCGAGACGAGTTTCGTCTCTTAATAAAGGTGATGTTTTTCATCCAATAACTTCATCGATGAATGTCTTCatactttatattttgttgttagaTAAGTATATGTTATTCTGGTAATAAGGACGACATTAAGTGCTATCTTTCATCtcttaaacaaacacattaagCCATTAACAATATTCACACAATTTAACTATATACAAACATGTTAAGTACACATAATTCATTTTTGGCAGCAAATCAATTGCCTGCTTTCATGgaataatacattttaacaacaaaatacaa
Encoded here:
- the LOC127835725 gene encoding paired amphipathic helix protein Sin3a-like translates to MSEKSSRSVGGKSDKSDKMQSNEKERETKRRKGRKKKWILIRKKAVQIRVNRHNEDRDGDDNADNEDDNDDDDKEDDNDDDEIIGKKGPRSGREIDIIDNTECKFNVNSFKLVYVINSESYLYKRMALKRARESHKDLSLKLHGKFSAWVDKWKKAHVTREQETKCSKWLNGDSGNNRPCITTKGDIDVTDKSPYYKYTKYRVKFLKDPESELE